From Fibrobacter sp. UWB4, the proteins below share one genomic window:
- a CDS encoding DUF971 domain-containing protein, with translation MIQPKKVFRTKEGKLGFEWNDGSRGACDARTLRLACPCALCVDEHTGEKLLDESTVPLDVKLEHIQSIGRYAVGLSFSDGHRSGIYPYDKLKELTKSA, from the coding sequence ATGATCCAGCCAAAGAAAGTATTCAGGACAAAAGAGGGCAAGCTCGGTTTTGAATGGAATGATGGCAGTCGAGGCGCCTGCGATGCCCGTACGCTCCGTTTAGCTTGTCCGTGCGCACTTTGTGTGGACGAACATACAGGCGAAAAACTCCTCGATGAATCGACTGTTCCCTTGGATGTAAAGCTTGAACACATCCAGTCGATTGGTCGTTATGCCGTGGGGCTTTCTTTTAGCGATGGCCATCGTTCGGGAATTTACCCATACGATAAACTTAAGGAATTGACGAAATCCGCATAA
- a CDS encoding tetratricopeptide repeat protein gives MSNPSSAPRTAAYLFLIFFFGALLAYGGFKLYNKYGPSKTVVGEIPFGLEAGTSVLNGDAPNFKADVESLPVQAQAEFRRAGELSRSGATKAAYEIYDALVLLYPNVDAAVWGEVNTLFHMDSVSESMRDRAELLIGRLMARYPNTGISFYLDSRKSLLAGNLTVAVELAKMASTRAPSIYEIRLWYAELLHKNSNLRDAANECRAAISLSAGDSQRAFELLAKVYHDDGILDSAALVVDYALTQFPLSSELMLLRGYLAEYNGKFDVAEKTYQRILAFRPDYEKARRAMATIGEKTAPGKNGHYAGSSRDRAQVACDILAPLVERYPENLPLREAMGIAYTKAHMFDMARREFNYILKNDPDYPDIKSRLNELEQVRKAAIEEYNNGLTANLNRAVDSLRESMMPERKHDFSTKLGHYLVRYGASSQEFFKKYSASNFKQVKRFVWQESFYENPYHHTYTVVFDSLNRFKEVHVVVFDSASNSNHLGVAPEIFTRLLKQNSRISGISNNTGETDCGDGVVMDAAVWETRDNFEILARIVGKPAEVRMVRLDRNRLPPSGMKLCDYLPLLMEF, from the coding sequence ATGTCGAATCCTTCATCTGCGCCTCGTACTGCTGCGTACCTCTTTCTGATTTTTTTCTTTGGGGCGCTGCTTGCGTATGGCGGATTCAAGCTTTATAACAAATACGGACCGTCCAAGACGGTCGTAGGGGAGATACCGTTCGGGCTTGAGGCGGGCACTTCTGTGCTGAATGGCGATGCTCCGAATTTCAAGGCCGATGTCGAAAGCCTCCCGGTGCAGGCGCAGGCCGAATTCCGCCGTGCAGGTGAACTCTCGCGCAGCGGGGCGACCAAGGCCGCTTACGAAATCTACGATGCGCTTGTGCTCCTTTACCCGAATGTAGATGCTGCAGTCTGGGGCGAAGTCAATACTTTATTCCATATGGACTCCGTGTCGGAGTCGATGCGTGACCGCGCTGAACTCTTGATTGGGCGCCTCATGGCGCGTTACCCGAATACGGGCATCAGCTTTTACCTGGACAGCCGCAAGTCGCTCCTTGCGGGGAACTTGACGGTTGCCGTTGAACTGGCGAAGATGGCAAGCACACGTGCTCCTTCCATTTACGAGATTAGACTTTGGTATGCGGAACTCCTGCACAAAAATTCCAATTTGCGGGACGCCGCAAACGAATGCCGTGCGGCGATTAGCCTTTCTGCGGGTGACTCGCAGCGCGCGTTTGAACTCTTGGCGAAAGTCTACCATGACGACGGAATTCTGGACAGTGCGGCACTCGTCGTCGATTACGCCTTGACGCAGTTCCCGCTTTCTTCGGAACTGATGCTTTTGCGCGGCTACCTTGCTGAATACAATGGCAAGTTTGATGTGGCCGAAAAAACGTACCAGCGCATTCTTGCGTTCCGCCCGGATTACGAAAAGGCTCGTCGCGCGATGGCGACTATTGGCGAAAAGACAGCTCCTGGCAAGAACGGCCATTATGCAGGCTCCTCTCGTGACCGCGCTCAGGTGGCATGCGACATCCTTGCTCCGCTGGTCGAACGTTATCCTGAAAACTTGCCGCTCCGTGAAGCCATGGGCATTGCCTATACCAAGGCCCACATGTTTGACATGGCCCGCCGCGAGTTCAACTACATCCTCAAGAACGACCCGGATTACCCGGACATCAAGTCTCGCCTGAATGAACTCGAACAAGTGCGCAAGGCTGCCATCGAGGAATACAACAACGGTCTTACGGCAAACCTGAACCGCGCTGTGGATAGCCTCCGCGAATCCATGATGCCCGAACGGAAACACGACTTCTCGACAAAGTTGGGACATTACCTTGTTCGCTACGGTGCTTCTTCGCAGGAGTTCTTTAAAAAGTATTCCGCCTCCAATTTTAAACAAGTGAAACGCTTTGTCTGGCAGGAATCCTTCTATGAAAATCCCTACCATCACACCTATACGGTCGTCTTTGATTCATTGAACCGCTTTAAGGAAGTCCATGTGGTCGTTTTTGATTCCGCTTCTAATTCGAACCATCTTGGTGTGGCGCCTGAGATCTTTACGCGACTTCTCAAGCAAAATTCCAGAATTTCTGGCATTAGCAACAATACTGGCGAAACGGACTGTGGTGATGGCGTTGTCATGGATGCTGCTGTCTGGGAGACCCGCGATAACTTCGAAATCCTGGCCCGAATCGTCGGAAAGCCTGCCGAAGTGCGCATGGTTCGCCTCGATCGCAATAGATTGCCCCCGTCAGGCATGAAACTTTGCGATTATCTGCCGCTTCTTATGGAATTTTAG
- a CDS encoding outer membrane protein assembly factor BamD, with the protein MFAALLDGCTCCAYLNHMFNAERLYDEATELRTARLDSVPDETQSYPGSEESQKYEKVIEKGSRVLERFPKNKKRTAEAVFLIAESYRHKADWPKAITKYDEYERYFADNDSMRAVEYQRAYCLYRNQEFNISRFALEPVVADKNHPYYFQGLNLLSLLDEKSEAPEQAIAALEAVLADTSGTPYMKGKAHFRLAGLYYKMENWDKAHLHYNAKEIENLNDRERQTAGEQSAECLVNMKEYLKAADEFKKLYKTEAYERQRPLYLVRIGETTLLAGRNADAYVIFNKVNSEYPKTEHSSRSYFNMGDYEQSKTLNYELAMSYYDSSYIARAISDYGQKSRDRRNALKRLVSMREKNNEILQNKDSIPDMKSFFSNEFMIAELFLLKLSEADSAVTRLTNVIEKSDDTASVMRASYARAFIYDEFLHDPDTAEDLYKEIVEKFPNTEYAKQAQANLGMRVTMKTREDEARDRYMVAESLWTVASEIPVSKMDQVDSAYATAFNAFDGVYKDYPQTQSGIQALYMKAIYFQMTPERIDSAVAIYRNLRDNHGQTTWGKRAAYVLNTRLTTSDDDIARLRKRTAQNIENIDKKSAKYYEELKAKPEEKKADIISKEDEILENTYNSMYDFE; encoded by the coding sequence TTGTTTGCTGCATTGTTGGATGGTTGCACGTGCTGTGCCTATTTGAATCACATGTTCAATGCAGAACGGCTCTATGACGAAGCGACCGAATTGCGGACTGCGCGTCTGGACAGCGTTCCTGACGAGACCCAGTCTTATCCCGGAAGCGAGGAATCGCAAAAGTACGAAAAGGTGATTGAAAAAGGCTCCCGTGTACTGGAACGTTTCCCCAAAAACAAGAAGCGCACTGCTGAAGCCGTCTTCCTCATCGCCGAGTCTTACAGGCACAAGGCCGACTGGCCGAAGGCCATTACCAAGTACGACGAATACGAACGCTACTTTGCCGATAACGATTCCATGCGTGCTGTAGAATATCAGCGTGCTTACTGCCTCTACCGCAACCAGGAATTCAATATCAGCCGATTTGCGCTGGAACCAGTCGTTGCTGACAAAAACCACCCTTATTATTTCCAGGGTCTCAATCTTCTCTCGCTTTTGGACGAAAAGTCCGAAGCCCCGGAACAGGCTATTGCTGCCCTTGAAGCCGTGCTTGCCGATACGAGCGGAACCCCGTACATGAAGGGCAAGGCGCATTTCCGCTTGGCCGGGCTTTACTACAAGATGGAAAACTGGGACAAGGCCCACTTGCACTATAATGCCAAGGAAATCGAAAATCTGAACGATCGCGAACGCCAGACGGCGGGCGAGCAGTCGGCGGAATGCCTTGTGAATATGAAGGAATATCTCAAGGCGGCAGATGAATTCAAGAAACTTTATAAAACAGAAGCTTACGAAAGACAGCGTCCGCTTTATTTAGTGCGCATTGGTGAAACGACGCTTTTGGCCGGTCGCAACGCCGATGCTTACGTGATTTTCAATAAGGTCAATTCGGAATACCCAAAGACGGAACATTCGTCCCGTAGCTATTTCAACATGGGTGATTACGAACAGTCCAAGACCTTGAATTACGAATTGGCCATGTCTTATTACGACAGCAGCTATATCGCACGGGCAATCAGTGATTATGGTCAAAAGTCCCGTGATCGCCGTAATGCCTTGAAACGCCTTGTCTCGATGCGTGAAAAGAACAATGAGATTCTCCAAAACAAGGATTCGATTCCTGACATGAAATCGTTCTTCAGCAATGAATTCATGATTGCGGAATTGTTCTTGCTCAAGCTTTCCGAAGCGGACAGCGCTGTTACTAGGCTCACAAACGTGATCGAGAAGTCCGATGATACGGCAAGCGTCATGCGCGCATCGTATGCGAGGGCTTTTATCTATGATGAGTTCTTGCACGATCCCGACACGGCTGAAGACCTTTACAAGGAAATCGTCGAGAAGTTCCCGAATACGGAATACGCGAAGCAGGCGCAGGCGAATCTTGGCATGCGTGTCACGATGAAAACTCGTGAAGACGAAGCCCGTGACCGTTACATGGTTGCAGAAAGCCTGTGGACTGTGGCATCTGAAATACCGGTAAGCAAGATGGATCAAGTGGATTCCGCTTACGCGACGGCCTTTAACGCTTTTGATGGCGTTTATAAGGACTACCCGCAGACGCAGTCGGGTATTCAGGCTCTTTACATGAAGGCCATTTATTTCCAGATGACGCCGGAACGCATTGATAGTGCCGTTGCCATTTACCGTAATTTACGTGATAATCATGGCCAGACGACCTGGGGAAAACGTGCCGCCTATGTCCTGAACACGCGCCTGACAACATCGGACGATGATATTGCAAGACTCCGCAAGCGTACTGCGCAGAATATTGAAAATATCGATAAAAAATCGGCCAAGTATTATGAGGAGCTGAAGGCGAAGCCTGAAGAAAAGAAGGCCGACATCATCAGCAAGGAAGACGAAATTCTCGAAAATACGTACAACAGCATGTACGACTTTGAGTAG
- a CDS encoding Mrp/NBP35 family ATP-binding protein: MQLNEQNILSALRAVQDPDLHKNIVELNFVQNLKIEGTKVSFDLRLTTPACPIRDRFKDQCITIVKSLGATEVEVTLTSSQGRVGEDNSAAKAPQNSHIGEVAHVVAVASGKGGVGKSTVTANLAMALSLSGARVGILDADIYGPSMGLMFGIDKAPEVFEDNTIAPVEAKGGISIVSMCMFADSDKATIWRGPMVSQMIQHFIHHVRWGKLDYLLVDFPPGTGDIQLTLTQNCPMAGAVVVTTPQQVALADCQKGIAMFDNVGVPVIGIVENMSYFICDECGKHHNIFPAGGGQKIAEKWGVPLIGKVPMEPAVADCGDSGTPAVLRYPNSESAKVFMDAAEKMVRTLSVFESEGDGVLKNFNYDFEQLPVEEV; encoded by the coding sequence ATGCAATTGAATGAGCAAAATATTTTAAGTGCCTTGCGCGCGGTCCAGGATCCGGACTTGCACAAGAATATTGTAGAACTAAACTTTGTTCAAAACCTAAAAATTGAAGGCACGAAGGTTTCCTTTGATTTGCGCCTCACGACTCCGGCATGCCCGATTCGCGACCGCTTCAAGGACCAGTGCATCACCATCGTGAAAAGCCTGGGTGCCACCGAAGTCGAAGTGACGCTTACTTCTTCGCAGGGCCGCGTGGGCGAAGACAATTCTGCTGCAAAGGCTCCGCAGAACTCGCACATTGGCGAAGTGGCACATGTGGTTGCTGTGGCTAGTGGAAAGGGCGGTGTCGGTAAATCGACTGTGACGGCGAACCTCGCTATGGCGCTCAGCCTTTCTGGCGCTCGCGTGGGTATTCTCGATGCTGACATTTACGGCCCCTCTATGGGCCTCATGTTCGGGATCGACAAGGCTCCTGAAGTTTTCGAAGACAATACGATTGCGCCTGTCGAGGCGAAAGGCGGCATCAGCATCGTCTCGATGTGCATGTTCGCAGACTCCGACAAGGCGACCATCTGGCGTGGACCGATGGTTTCGCAGATGATCCAACATTTCATCCATCATGTGCGCTGGGGCAAGCTCGACTACCTCCTCGTGGACTTTCCTCCAGGAACGGGCGACATCCAGCTTACGCTCACGCAGAATTGCCCGATGGCAGGTGCGGTCGTCGTGACGACTCCGCAGCAGGTGGCTCTCGCCGACTGCCAGAAGGGAATAGCCATGTTCGATAACGTGGGCGTCCCGGTGATTGGCATTGTCGAGAACATGAGCTACTTCATTTGCGATGAGTGCGGCAAGCACCACAACATTTTCCCTGCCGGTGGCGGTCAGAAGATTGCCGAAAAGTGGGGTGTGCCGCTTATCGGTAAGGTCCCGATGGAACCTGCTGTTGCAGATTGCGGTGACAGTGGCACTCCGGCCGTGCTCCGCTACCCGAACTCCGAATCGGCGAAGGTCTTTATGGATGCCGCCGAAAAGATGGTCCGTACGCTTTCTGTGTTTGAATCTGAAGGCGATGGAGTCCTCAAAAACTTCAATTACGATTTCGAACAGCTGCCCGTGGAGGAAGTATGA
- the prfA gene encoding peptide chain release factor 1, with translation MKDKAKKLIEKYEELESELGNPDVLGDQARYNKIHKQYKGIEKAVLKAKEYLQMMDDLEEYKIALGDSDPEMVAMAKAEISEIEKKLPEVTDELQILMVPKDPWDYRNATLEIRGGTGGDESALFAGDLFRMYRGYCDKMGWKMTIQDLSEGTVGGYKEIRVFIEGDSVYGTLKFESGVHRVQRVPETETQGRVHTSAATVAILPEAEEVDVEIREADIHMDTYRSSGAGGQYINKTDSAVRLTHIPTGVVVSCQTERSQLQNRLHAMEMLRSKILDAVIAKKEKEEAANRKALVGTGDRSAKIRTYNYPQNRVTDHRIGLTVYNLDKVVTGDLDEIINGLQMANAQEKLGKFNA, from the coding sequence ATGAAAGATAAAGCTAAAAAACTCATTGAAAAATACGAAGAACTGGAATCGGAACTCGGCAATCCGGATGTTCTCGGTGACCAGGCTCGTTACAACAAGATTCACAAGCAGTACAAGGGTATCGAAAAGGCCGTCTTGAAGGCCAAGGAATACCTGCAGATGATGGACGATCTTGAAGAATACAAGATCGCTCTCGGCGATTCCGACCCGGAAATGGTCGCAATGGCCAAGGCCGAAATTTCGGAGATCGAAAAGAAGCTCCCCGAAGTGACAGACGAACTCCAGATTTTGATGGTGCCGAAGGATCCGTGGGACTACCGTAACGCAACGCTCGAAATTCGCGGCGGTACGGGTGGCGACGAATCCGCACTTTTCGCAGGCGACCTGTTCCGCATGTATCGCGGCTACTGCGACAAGATGGGCTGGAAGATGACCATCCAGGACTTGAGCGAAGGTACCGTAGGCGGTTACAAGGAAATCCGCGTGTTCATCGAAGGCGACAGTGTCTATGGAACGCTCAAGTTCGAAAGTGGCGTTCACCGAGTGCAGCGCGTGCCGGAAACGGAAACGCAGGGCCGCGTGCATACGTCTGCAGCTACAGTCGCAATCCTCCCGGAAGCTGAAGAAGTGGACGTGGAAATCCGCGAAGCAGACATCCACATGGACACCTACCGTTCTTCGGGTGCTGGCGGTCAGTACATCAACAAGACGGACTCCGCCGTGCGTTTGACGCATATCCCGACGGGTGTGGTGGTGAGCTGCCAGACTGAACGTAGCCAGTTGCAGAACAGACTCCACGCTATGGAAATGTTGCGTTCCAAGATTCTTGACGCAGTCATCGCCAAGAAGGAAAAGGAAGAAGCGGCAAACCGCAAGGCCCTCGTGGGTACTGGTGACCGTTCTGCCAAGATCCGCACTTACAACTATCCGCAGAACCGCGTGACGGACCACCGCATTGGCCTCACCGTTTACAACCTGGACAAGGTTGTCACAGGCGATCTTGATGAAATCATCAACGGTCTCCAGATGGCAAACGCCCAGGAAAAGCTCGGAAAGTTCAACGCTTAA
- a CDS encoding TIGR02147 family protein, which produces MKSIIEYSDFRKYMRDFYEERKLRHVFSWREFSKAAGFSSSSYMKVVCDGKSNLSRIGIERTGQAMGLVGFEMDYFRAMVNFGQETDETKKKAAYEEMLSIAKIHKVRIIEGDLFEFYESWRNPVLRELAPLMPGATPGELAKMCYTDVSATEIKQTLDFLTKAGFLKKNGENTYIQTETSIKGSPEATKLAIREMHREMAKIAANSLDLARTERNFSGITMGISKDSYEQIVKELDECRRKIVSIAAGDKNIDQVYRLNLQLFPLTRKARENGND; this is translated from the coding sequence ATGAAATCCATAATCGAGTACTCTGACTTTCGGAAATACATGCGCGACTTCTACGAAGAACGCAAACTTCGCCATGTATTTTCTTGGCGCGAATTCTCCAAAGCCGCCGGTTTTTCATCGTCTTCGTACATGAAAGTCGTCTGCGACGGGAAAAGCAACCTGAGCCGCATCGGCATAGAACGCACCGGGCAGGCAATGGGGTTAGTCGGCTTTGAAATGGATTACTTCAGGGCCATGGTCAACTTCGGCCAAGAAACGGACGAGACAAAAAAGAAAGCCGCCTACGAAGAAATGCTTTCCATTGCAAAAATTCACAAGGTCCGGATTATCGAGGGTGACTTATTTGAATTCTACGAAAGCTGGAGAAACCCTGTCCTGCGGGAACTCGCCCCGCTCATGCCAGGCGCCACCCCGGGAGAGCTTGCCAAAATGTGCTACACAGATGTATCGGCCACCGAAATTAAGCAAACTCTCGATTTCCTGACAAAAGCGGGATTTCTCAAAAAAAACGGCGAAAACACGTACATCCAGACGGAAACCTCCATTAAAGGTTCCCCCGAGGCAACCAAGCTCGCCATCCGCGAAATGCACCGCGAAATGGCGAAAATCGCCGCCAATTCACTGGATCTTGCCCGCACCGAACGAAACTTCAGCGGCATCACCATGGGCATCTCCAAGGACTCTTACGAACAAATCGTCAAGGAACTCGACGAATGCCGCCGCAAAATCGTGAGCATTGCCGCAGGCGACAAGAACATCGATCAAGTTTATAGACTAAATTTACAGTTATTCCCACTCACAAGAAAGGCAAGGGAGAACGGAAATGACTAA
- a CDS encoding RNA polymerase sigma factor RpoD/SigA translates to MSDFNEALYFRDLNRYPTLTPQEESALLKIIKNGETEEIRKSALQRLIRGNLRFVVSVARKYQGRGLSLLDLINEGNLGLFKAAKRFDMDKDVKFISYAVWWIRQSIQKALFEQVGAVRIPPNKLALVNRFKRALMQNGGDYDKTISMEEFAPYERDIVEVMEKIVDISLDAPIGDDAGVSSADSVSTLMDVLGSDGNQDEDMEREERKKLIQETLSSLPQREEEILRMFYGLDTVEDTTLKDIGEDLKLSRERVRQIKNKTLRRLQKSKEHKEKLADFLEI, encoded by the coding sequence ATGAGTGATTTTAACGAAGCTCTTTATTTTCGTGACTTGAATAGGTATCCTACGCTGACTCCGCAGGAGGAATCGGCGCTGTTGAAAATTATCAAGAACGGTGAAACCGAAGAAATTCGAAAGTCTGCCTTGCAGCGCCTTATCCGTGGCAACTTGCGATTTGTGGTGAGTGTCGCCCGCAAGTACCAGGGTCGTGGTCTTTCGCTTTTGGACCTCATCAATGAAGGTAACCTCGGTCTTTTCAAGGCGGCTAAGCGCTTTGACATGGACAAGGACGTGAAGTTCATCAGCTATGCCGTGTGGTGGATCCGTCAGTCTATCCAGAAGGCTTTGTTCGAACAGGTGGGCGCAGTCCGCATTCCGCCTAACAAGCTTGCCCTGGTGAACCGTTTCAAGCGCGCCTTGATGCAGAACGGCGGTGACTACGACAAGACCATCTCGATGGAAGAATTTGCCCCGTACGAACGCGATATTGTTGAAGTCATGGAAAAGATTGTCGATATCTCGCTCGACGCTCCGATTGGCGATGATGCCGGTGTCTCGAGCGCTGATTCTGTGAGTACGCTTATGGACGTGCTCGGCAGCGATGGCAACCAGGACGAGGACATGGAACGCGAAGAGCGCAAGAAGCTCATCCAGGAAACGCTTTCGTCACTCCCGCAGCGCGAAGAAGAAATCCTCCGCATGTTCTACGGCCTCGATACGGTCGAAGATACGACGCTCAAGGACATCGGCGAAGACCTCAAACTCAGCCGTGAACGCGTCCGCCAGATCAAGAACAAGACTTTGCGTCGCTTGCAGAAGAGCAAGGAACATAAAGAAAAACTGGCCGACTTCCTGGAAATCTAA
- the prmC gene encoding peptide chain release factor N(5)-glutamine methyltransferase: MPQPQMTVLEILNRTKVFFEKKGIPDARLDAEYIISYGLKMKNRMDLYLNFEKPLTPAELDVLRTMVARRATSEPLQHIIGDTSFRGFIIKCDRRALIPRPETESLVDMASDCLKGIEKPFIVEIGTGTGAISIACAKEIAGAKILATDVSEDALALARTNAEANGLAGNSSEQSANSAADASASAASPTSTLTFAQGDLLNAVTADVIANVAGASADSATLPKIDCLIANLPYIPDSEKDKLQPEVAKYDPALALFGGADGLDLVRKLLQQTEGKLKPGASILLEIGSEQGEMLKAEAEKYPWLEFTGIHKDFCNNVRFVSYKAK, from the coding sequence ATGCCACAGCCGCAGATGACCGTTCTTGAAATTTTGAACCGTACCAAGGTCTTCTTTGAAAAGAAGGGCATTCCTGATGCACGTCTCGATGCCGAGTACATCATCAGCTACGGTCTCAAGATGAAGAACCGCATGGACTTGTACCTGAACTTCGAAAAGCCGCTCACGCCAGCGGAGCTGGACGTGCTTCGCACGATGGTTGCACGTCGTGCAACGAGTGAGCCGCTGCAGCACATCATCGGCGACACAAGCTTCCGCGGGTTCATTATCAAGTGCGACCGCCGTGCGCTTATCCCGCGCCCAGAAACGGAATCGCTCGTGGACATGGCATCAGACTGCCTCAAGGGCATCGAAAAGCCGTTCATCGTCGAAATCGGCACTGGCACAGGCGCCATTTCGATCGCTTGTGCTAAAGAAATTGCAGGCGCCAAGATTTTGGCGACAGACGTTTCCGAAGACGCGCTCGCCCTTGCACGAACAAATGCAGAAGCAAACGGCCTTGCGGGCAATTCTAGCGAACAAAGCGCGAATTCCGCAGCAGACGCTTCGGCAAGCGCGGCATCCCCGACAAGCACTTTGACCTTTGCACAGGGCGACTTGCTGAACGCAGTGACCGCAGACGTTATCGCAAATGTCGCCGGCGCTTCGGCAGACTCAGCGACCTTACCCAAAATCGATTGCCTAATTGCAAACCTCCCCTACATTCCCGACAGCGAAAAGGACAAGCTCCAGCCCGAAGTCGCAAAGTACGACCCGGCCCTCGCATTGTTTGGCGGTGCAGACGGCCTTGACCTTGTCCGCAAGCTTTTACAGCAGACCGAAGGCAAGCTCAAGCCGGGAGCTTCTATTTTGCTCGAAATCGGGTCGGAACAAGGCGAAATGCTCAAGGCCGAAGCCGAGAAGTATCCGTGGCTGGAATTCACGGGAATCCACAAAGATTTTTGCAACAACGTCCGCTTCGTGAGTTACAAAGCGAAGTAG
- a CDS encoding septal ring lytic transglycosylase RlpA family protein yields MDSRLVFAVLLCVLVAFSGCSGSTHRKGYTRVTSASRVQKKAQIGYTFSGDASYYGKGFDGKKTASGEIFDRNAMTCAHRSLPFGTKLKVVRVKTGASVVVRVNDRGPYAKRRVLDLSEAAGKVLGLDKAGHAQVTATVIE; encoded by the coding sequence ATGGATTCCCGACTTGTTTTTGCGGTTCTCCTTTGTGTCCTGGTGGCTTTTTCGGGTTGCTCTGGATCGACTCACCGCAAGGGATACACCCGTGTAACTAGCGCTTCCCGTGTTCAGAAAAAAGCGCAAATTGGTTATACGTTTTCGGGAGATGCAAGTTATTACGGTAAGGGGTTTGATGGCAAGAAAACTGCGAGCGGTGAAATTTTTGACCGCAATGCAATGACTTGTGCGCATCGGTCACTTCCATTCGGAACGAAACTCAAGGTTGTTCGCGTAAAGACGGGAGCTTCTGTTGTTGTGCGCGTGAATGATCGTGGACCATATGCGAAAAGGCGTGTACTCGATTTAAGCGAAGCTGCGGGCAAAGTGCTTGGACTTGATAAAGCTGGCCATGCTCAGGTCACTGCGACTGTGATAGAATAG
- a CDS encoding DJ-1/PfpI family protein has product MAKAAKKVLLLCGDFTEDYETMVPFQSMSMLGYQVDAVCPDKKAGETVATAIHDFLGEQTYAESRGHNFTLTADFDAAQVKDYEGLFITGGRAPEYIRLNERVLKIVKEFFKAKKPVAAICHGPQVLAAAGVLKGYKATAYPAVGPDITLAGGKYVAVNVDEAVVDRNLVTAPAWPGDTAIVREFVKLMGAKIKI; this is encoded by the coding sequence ATGGCAAAAGCAGCAAAAAAAGTTTTGCTTCTGTGTGGCGATTTTACCGAAGATTACGAAACGATGGTCCCGTTCCAGTCGATGTCCATGTTGGGTTACCAGGTGGATGCCGTGTGCCCTGACAAGAAGGCGGGCGAAACGGTTGCTACTGCAATCCATGATTTCTTGGGCGAGCAGACTTACGCAGAATCCCGTGGGCACAACTTTACCCTCACGGCAGACTTTGATGCTGCGCAGGTAAAGGATTACGAAGGCTTGTTCATTACGGGTGGCCGCGCTCCGGAATACATTCGCTTGAACGAACGCGTACTCAAAATCGTGAAGGAATTTTTCAAGGCTAAAAAGCCGGTGGCCGCCATTTGCCATGGTCCGCAGGTCCTTGCTGCAGCCGGCGTCTTGAAAGGCTATAAGGCTACGGCTTACCCAGCCGTTGGCCCGGATATCACTCTTGCTGGTGGTAAGTATGTGGCTGTGAACGTAGACGAAGCTGTGGTGGACCGCAACTTGGTTACGGCTCCGGCATGGCCTGGCGATACGGCTATTGTCCGTGAGTTCGTGAAACTCATGGGCGCAAAAATCAAGATTTAA